In one Sphingomonas sanguinis genomic region, the following are encoded:
- a CDS encoding energy transducer TonB, which produces MLASVLAPEMAQAAEVRLVAPSSKWQVDYAPTECRLIRTFGEGKDLTILQISRYSLVDSLEMLLAGPHIPATDQNVPVLVATSTVAEVPGIQAQGFVSTGKIPATLRFRPDVDLPKAFRSDVAAGKPTVMQVRFQRGYNVQFDMGSMKGAMAALDQCSDDLIKSWGLDPAAQRQVKHGPIPIGKMADWFRPGDYPSGAANMGLGGIVIIRLLVGADGRVQNCAVTKSGGDKVFQDATCQAATKRASFEPAIGADGKPIASVWIQRIRWEPGAPFFVVR; this is translated from the coding sequence ATGCTGGCAAGCGTTCTTGCGCCGGAAATGGCCCAGGCAGCCGAGGTACGGCTGGTGGCGCCATCGTCGAAATGGCAGGTCGACTATGCGCCGACCGAATGTCGCCTGATCCGGACCTTCGGCGAGGGCAAGGACCTGACGATCCTGCAGATCAGCCGTTATAGCCTGGTCGACAGCCTGGAGATGCTGCTGGCCGGTCCACATATTCCGGCGACCGACCAGAATGTCCCGGTGCTCGTCGCGACCTCAACCGTGGCCGAGGTGCCGGGCATCCAGGCCCAGGGTTTCGTGAGCACCGGTAAAATCCCCGCGACCCTGCGCTTCCGCCCGGACGTCGACCTGCCCAAGGCATTTCGCAGCGATGTCGCGGCGGGCAAGCCGACGGTCATGCAGGTGCGTTTCCAGCGCGGCTATAACGTTCAATTCGACATGGGATCGATGAAGGGCGCGATGGCGGCGCTCGATCAGTGTTCGGACGACCTCATCAAAAGCTGGGGACTGGACCCCGCCGCACAGCGTCAGGTGAAGCACGGGCCGATCCCGATCGGCAAGATGGCCGACTGGTTCCGGCCCGGAGACTATCCCAGTGGCGCGGCGAATATGGGCTTGGGCGGCATCGTCATCATCCGTCTTCTGGTCGGGGCGGACGGTCGTGTCCAGAATTGTGCTGTGACCAAATCGGGTGGCGACAAGGTGTTTCAAGACGCGACCTGTCAGGCGGCCACCAAGCGCGCCAGCTTCGAGCCTGCGATCGGTGCCGATGGCAAACCGATCGCCTCGGTCTGGATCCAGCGGATCAGATGGGAACCCGGCGCGCCGTTTTTCGTGGTGCGTTGA
- the gor gene encoding glutathione-disulfide reductase → MADYDYDLFIIGAGSGGTRASRVAAAHGARVAVAEEYRVGGTCVIRGCVPKKLLVYGAHFAEDLKDARRFGWQVPSDCEFSWTTLRDNVLAEVDRLNGAYKKTLESHNVEIIDQRAVVTGPHSVRLADGTEKTAERILIAVGAHPAVPSCPGHEHGITSNEAFHLDAIPKRVLIAGAGYIANEFAGVFHQFGAHVTLINRSKDILRGYDLTIRDRLLQISMMKGIEFRFDATFEGIEKMDDGCLKVSMSNHEPIIVDLVMFATGRLPNTHGLGLETAGVELDDHGAIKVDEDNRSTCDSIYAVGDVTNRVQLTPVAIREGQAFADTVFGGKPTRVDYDCIPAAVFSHPPMAGVGMTEAQAKQTLGSVQVYTSDFRPMKNVLAGREERALYKMVCDGDTGRVVGLHMIGPDVPEILQAAAIAVKAGLTKAQFDATVALHPTMSEELVLMR, encoded by the coding sequence ATGGCTGACTATGACTATGACCTGTTCATCATCGGGGCTGGTTCGGGCGGTACGCGGGCCTCGCGGGTCGCGGCGGCACATGGTGCGCGCGTGGCGGTGGCCGAGGAGTATCGCGTCGGCGGCACCTGCGTCATTCGCGGCTGTGTGCCCAAGAAGCTGCTCGTCTATGGCGCGCATTTTGCCGAGGATCTGAAGGACGCCCGCCGCTTCGGCTGGCAGGTGCCGAGCGACTGCGAGTTTTCGTGGACGACCCTGCGCGACAATGTGCTGGCGGAAGTCGACCGGCTGAACGGCGCGTACAAGAAGACGCTGGAAAGCCACAATGTCGAGATCATCGACCAGCGCGCCGTCGTTACCGGCCCGCACAGCGTCCGCCTGGCCGACGGGACCGAGAAGACCGCCGAGCGTATCCTGATCGCGGTCGGCGCGCATCCGGCCGTCCCCTCCTGCCCCGGTCACGAGCACGGCATCACCTCCAACGAGGCGTTCCATCTCGATGCCATTCCCAAGCGCGTCCTGATCGCGGGCGCCGGCTATATCGCCAACGAGTTCGCGGGCGTGTTCCACCAGTTCGGCGCGCACGTCACGCTCATCAATCGCAGCAAGGACATCCTTCGCGGCTACGACCTGACGATCCGCGACCGGCTGCTCCAGATTTCGATGATGAAGGGGATCGAGTTCCGCTTCGACGCGACGTTCGAGGGGATCGAGAAGATGGATGATGGCTGCCTGAAGGTATCCATGTCCAACCACGAGCCGATCATCGTCGACCTAGTCATGTTCGCGACCGGCCGCCTGCCCAACACCCACGGCCTGGGGCTGGAGACGGCGGGCGTCGAGCTGGACGATCATGGTGCGATCAAGGTGGACGAGGACAATCGCTCGACCTGCGACAGCATCTATGCGGTCGGCGACGTAACCAACCGCGTCCAGCTGACCCCCGTGGCGATCCGCGAGGGGCAGGCCTTTGCCGACACTGTGTTCGGCGGCAAGCCGACCCGCGTCGATTACGACTGCATCCCGGCCGCCGTGTTCAGCCATCCGCCGATGGCGGGCGTCGGCATGACCGAGGCGCAGGCGAAGCAGACGCTGGGCTCGGTGCAGGTCTATACCTCCGACTTCCGCCCGATGAAGAATGTCCTGGCGGGCCGCGAGGAGCGCGCACTCTACAAGATGGTGTGCGACGGCGACACCGGCCGGGTGGTCGGGCTGCACATGATCGGCCCCGACGTGCCCGAAATCCTCCAGGCCGCCGCCATCGCAGTGAAGGCCGGACTAACCAAGGCGCAATTCGACGCGACCGTCGCGCTGCACCCGACCATGTCGGAAGAGCTGGTCTTGA
- a CDS encoding DsbA family protein produces MKSRLLLLALPLALAACGGGNGDANSSAPAASPLPAVPAPAGQDWTQVVNKTAEGYVMGNPNAPIKLVEYGSRLCPACGAFAREGYEPLVNNFVKSGKVSWEFREFLIHGAPDLPPALLGICAGEATFFPVLEQMYQSQQGFNDKLQAMSPDQQKALQTAKPVDVIKALADQMDLINFVKQRGIPEAKARQCLGDMKEIDRLTKQTQDRGADGTVTGTPTFLLNGKPLKGAISWPDVQAALKNAGA; encoded by the coding sequence ATGAAGTCTCGTCTTCTCCTCCTCGCCCTTCCGCTCGCGCTGGCCGCCTGCGGTGGTGGCAATGGTGACGCCAACAGCAGCGCGCCCGCAGCCTCCCCGCTGCCCGCAGTCCCCGCCCCGGCGGGCCAGGACTGGACCCAGGTGGTGAACAAGACCGCCGAGGGCTATGTGATGGGCAACCCCAACGCGCCCATCAAGCTGGTCGAATATGGTTCGCGCCTGTGCCCGGCCTGCGGCGCCTTCGCGCGTGAGGGCTATGAGCCGCTGGTCAACAATTTCGTGAAGTCGGGCAAGGTCAGCTGGGAATTCCGCGAATTCCTGATCCACGGCGCGCCCGACCTGCCCCCGGCGCTGCTCGGCATCTGCGCGGGCGAGGCGACCTTCTTCCCGGTGCTGGAACAGATGTACCAGTCGCAGCAGGGCTTCAACGACAAGCTCCAGGCGATGAGCCCCGATCAGCAGAAGGCGCTGCAGACCGCCAAGCCGGTCGACGTCATCAAGGCGCTGGCCGACCAGATGGACCTCATCAACTTCGTCAAGCAGCGCGGCATCCCCGAAGCCAAGGCGCGTCAGTGCCTGGGCGACATGAAGGAGATCGACCGTCTGACCAAGCAGACCCAGGATCGCGGCGCCGACGGCACCGTGACGGGCACGCCGACCTTCCTGCTGAATGGAAAGCCGCTGAAGGGCGCGATCAGCTGGCCGGACGTGCAGGCGGCGCTGAAGAACGCGGGCGCGTAA
- the sppA gene encoding signal peptide peptidase SppA, with protein MTDARADALPPASPLDQDFSRPGRKPGRRSGWRLVRGAWRLLVGIKDFLVLAAMLLFFGLIFAALNARPGTKAITDGALLLKLDGPIVEQPETVAPLAMLSGRSVPHEYRLRDLVRAIDTAKDDGRVKVLVLDLDAFGGAYPATLQEVGEAIQRFRKGGKPVLAYATAYTDGAYRLAANASEVWVNPLGGTLFTGPGGNQLYYKGLIDKLGVTTHVYRVGKFKSFVEPYIRSDQSPDARAASQALYGTLFAQWREAVAKARPKAQIDAFLTQPDRAVLASNGSIADANLKAGLVDKLGDKLAFGKRVAQIAGAEANKPAGSFRTISYASWVRANPLPTKGDAIGVLTIAGNIVDGEAGPGTAAGETVSKALLDGLAKKNLKALVVRVDSPGGSVLASEQIRQAILEAKRQKLPVIVSMGGLAASGGYWVSTPADLIFAEPGTITGSIGIFGIIPTFENTLAKIGVTTDGVKTTPLTGQPDVLGGTTPMLDTILQAGIENGYRQFLTRVAQSRHMTPEKVDTIAQGRVWDGGTARQIGLVDRFGNLSDAIAEAARRAKLAPAKVYPEYLEKKPGFAALLAEGFDSDDDSQQGGDVFAIAAAERRAVAARALGDVARLARGGSVQAKCLECGALGPVGTASDERLLDLLIARLGL; from the coding sequence ATGACCGACGCCCGCGCCGACGCGCTTCCGCCCGCCTCCCCGCTCGACCAGGATTTCAGCCGACCGGGGCGCAAGCCCGGACGGCGCAGCGGCTGGCGGCTGGTACGCGGCGCCTGGCGACTGCTGGTCGGCATCAAGGATTTCCTGGTACTGGCCGCGATGCTGCTGTTCTTCGGCCTGATCTTCGCCGCGCTCAACGCCCGGCCGGGGACCAAGGCGATCACCGACGGCGCGCTGCTGCTGAAGCTAGACGGCCCGATCGTCGAACAGCCCGAAACGGTCGCCCCGCTTGCGATGCTGTCGGGGCGCAGCGTGCCGCACGAATATCGCCTGCGCGATCTGGTCCGTGCGATCGACACCGCCAAGGACGATGGCCGGGTCAAGGTGCTGGTCCTCGATCTGGACGCGTTCGGTGGGGCCTATCCCGCGACCCTTCAGGAGGTCGGCGAAGCGATCCAGCGTTTCCGCAAGGGCGGCAAGCCGGTGCTGGCCTATGCCACCGCCTATACCGACGGCGCCTATCGCCTGGCCGCCAACGCCAGCGAGGTCTGGGTCAATCCGCTGGGCGGCACGCTGTTCACCGGACCGGGCGGCAACCAGCTCTATTACAAGGGCCTGATCGACAAGCTGGGCGTCACCACCCATGTCTACCGCGTCGGCAAGTTCAAATCCTTCGTCGAGCCCTATATCCGCAGCGACCAGAGCCCCGATGCCCGCGCCGCGTCGCAGGCGCTGTACGGCACACTGTTCGCCCAGTGGCGCGAAGCGGTCGCCAAGGCGCGTCCCAAGGCGCAGATCGACGCCTTCCTGACCCAGCCCGACCGCGCCGTGCTGGCGTCCAACGGCAGCATCGCCGACGCCAATCTGAAGGCGGGGCTGGTCGACAAGCTGGGCGACAAGCTGGCCTTCGGCAAGCGCGTCGCGCAGATTGCAGGCGCCGAGGCGAACAAGCCCGCAGGCTCGTTCCGCACCATCTCCTACGCTTCCTGGGTGCGCGCCAATCCGTTGCCGACCAAGGGCGATGCGATCGGCGTGCTGACCATCGCGGGCAATATCGTCGATGGCGAGGCCGGTCCCGGCACCGCGGCGGGTGAGACGGTGTCCAAGGCGCTGCTCGACGGCCTCGCCAAGAAGAACCTGAAGGCGCTGGTCGTGCGCGTCGACTCGCCGGGTGGGTCGGTGCTGGCCTCGGAGCAGATCCGCCAGGCGATCCTGGAGGCCAAGCGGCAGAAGCTGCCCGTCATCGTCTCGATGGGCGGGCTGGCGGCGTCGGGCGGTTACTGGGTCTCGACCCCGGCCGACCTGATCTTTGCCGAGCCGGGCACGATCACCGGGTCGATCGGCATTTTCGGCATTATCCCGACCTTCGAGAATACGCTCGCCAAGATCGGCGTGACGACCGACGGGGTGAAGACCACGCCGCTGACCGGCCAGCCCGACGTGCTCGGCGGGACGACGCCGATGCTCGACACCATCCTGCAGGCGGGGATCGAGAATGGCTATCGCCAGTTCCTGACCCGCGTCGCCCAGTCGCGCCACATGACGCCCGAAAAGGTCGACACCATCGCACAGGGTCGGGTGTGGGACGGCGGCACCGCGCGCCAGATCGGGCTGGTCGATCGCTTCGGCAATCTGTCCGACGCCATCGCCGAGGCCGCCCGCCGCGCCAAGTTGGCCCCGGCCAAGGTCTATCCCGAATATCTGGAGAAGAAGCCGGGCTTCGCCGCGCTGCTCGCCGAAGGGTTCGACAGCGACGATGACAGCCAGCAAGGCGGCGACGTCTTCGCGATCGCGGCAGCCGAGCGCCGTGCGGTGGCGGCGCGCGCGCTGGGCGACGTCGCGCGGCTGGCGCGGGGCGGGTCGGTCCAGGCGAAATGCCTGGAATGCGGCGCGCTGGGTCCGGTGGGTACGGCGAGCGACGAGCGGCTGCTCGACCTGCTGATCGCGCGGTTGGGGCTCTGA
- the groL gene encoding chaperonin GroEL (60 kDa chaperone family; promotes refolding of misfolded polypeptides especially under stressful conditions; forms two stacked rings of heptamers to form a barrel-shaped 14mer; ends can be capped by GroES; misfolded proteins enter the barrel where they are refolded when GroES binds), with the protein MAAKEVKFSRDARERIMKGVDILADAVKVTLGPKGRNVVIDKSFGAPRITKDGVSVAKEIELKDKFENMGAQMVREVASKTNDIAGDGTTTATVLAQAIVREGMKSVAAGMNPMDLKRGIDIAVAKVTEDIKSRSKPVSGSSEVAQVGIISANGDREVGEKIAEAMEKVGKEGVITVEEAKGLDFELDVVEGMQFDRGYLSPYFITNPEKMTVELNDPYILIHEKKLSNLQAMLPILEAVVQSGRPLLIIAEDIEGEALATLVVNKLRGGLKVAAVKAPGFGDRRKAMLEDIAILTAGELISEDLGIKLETVTVGMLGTAKRVTIDKDNTTIVDGAGEADAIKGRTEAIRAQIENTTSDYDREKLQERLAKLAGGVAVIKVGGATEVEVKERKDRVDDALHATRAAVEEGIVPGGGTALLYATKALDGVKGVNDDQTRGIDIVRKSLTALVRQIAQNAGHDGAVVSGKLLDQDDTSFGFNASTDTYENLVAAGVIDPTKVVRTALQNAASVAGLLITTEATVAELPEDKPAMPAGGGMGGMGGMDF; encoded by the coding sequence ATGGCAGCCAAGGAAGTCAAGTTTTCGCGCGACGCGCGTGAGCGCATCATGAAGGGCGTCGACATCCTCGCCGATGCCGTCAAGGTCACGCTGGGGCCGAAGGGCCGCAACGTCGTGATCGACAAGTCGTTCGGTGCCCCGCGCATCACCAAGGACGGCGTTTCGGTCGCCAAGGAAATCGAACTCAAGGACAAGTTCGAGAACATGGGCGCCCAGATGGTGCGCGAAGTGGCGTCGAAGACCAACGACATCGCCGGTGACGGCACCACCACCGCGACCGTCCTGGCCCAGGCGATCGTCCGCGAGGGTATGAAGTCGGTCGCGGCCGGCATGAACCCGATGGACCTGAAGCGCGGCATCGACATCGCCGTCGCCAAGGTGACTGAGGACATCAAGTCGCGCTCGAAGCCCGTGTCGGGTTCGTCGGAAGTGGCGCAGGTCGGCATCATCTCGGCCAATGGCGACCGTGAAGTCGGCGAGAAGATTGCCGAAGCCATGGAGAAGGTCGGCAAGGAAGGCGTGATCACCGTCGAGGAAGCGAAGGGTCTCGATTTCGAGCTCGACGTCGTCGAGGGCATGCAGTTTGACCGCGGCTACCTCTCGCCCTACTTCATCACCAACCCGGAAAAGATGACGGTCGAACTGAACGACCCGTACATCCTGATCCATGAGAAGAAGCTGTCGAACCTGCAGGCGATGCTCCCGATCCTGGAAGCCGTCGTCCAGTCGGGCCGTCCGCTTCTGATCATCGCCGAGGACATCGAGGGCGAGGCTCTGGCCACGCTCGTCGTCAACAAGCTGCGCGGCGGCCTGAAGGTCGCAGCGGTCAAGGCACCGGGCTTCGGCGATCGTCGCAAGGCGATGCTGGAAGACATCGCCATCCTGACCGCAGGCGAGCTGATCTCGGAAGACCTGGGCATCAAGCTCGAGACCGTCACCGTCGGCATGCTGGGCACCGCCAAGCGCGTCACGATCGACAAGGACAACACCACCATCGTCGATGGTGCGGGTGAAGCCGACGCGATCAAGGGCCGCACCGAGGCGATCCGTGCGCAGATCGAGAACACCACCAGCGATTACGACCGCGAGAAGCTCCAGGAGCGTCTGGCCAAGCTCGCTGGCGGCGTGGCCGTCATCAAGGTCGGCGGTGCGACCGAGGTCGAGGTCAAGGAGCGCAAGGACCGCGTCGACGACGCGCTGCACGCGACCCGCGCGGCCGTCGAAGAGGGCATCGTCCCGGGCGGTGGTACGGCGCTGCTGTACGCGACCAAGGCGCTGGACGGCGTCAAGGGCGTCAACGACGACCAGACCCGTGGTATCGACATCGTTCGCAAGTCGCTGACCGCGCTGGTTCGCCAGATCGCTCAGAACGCCGGTCATGACGGTGCGGTCGTGTCGGGCAAGCTGCTCGACCAGGACGACACCTCGTTCGGCTTCAACGCGTCGACCGACACCTATGAGAACCTGGTGGCCGCTGGCGTCATCGACCCGACCAAGGTCGTCCGCACCGCGCTCCAGAACGCGGCGTCGGTCGCGGGCCTGCTGATCACCACGGAAGCCACCGTGGCCGAGCTGCCCGAAGACAAGCCCGCCATGCCCGCCGGTGGCGGCATGGGCGGCATGGGCGGCATGGACTTCTAA
- a CDS encoding GNAT family N-acetyltransferase, protein MIAIRAARPDDAAAIAAIYAPHVLAGVVSFETQAPDADTMRARMEGADGLYPWIVATLADEEGHEEGVIGYAYAARFREREAYRWVVETTIYVADVSQRSGIGRLLYEALVDTLTAQGFTQAMGVIALPNDGSIKLHEAVGFRRAGVFREVGHKHGRWIDVGYWQRELAEPAPHPAEPKRFADVGVVRDPVAVKHR, encoded by the coding sequence ATGATCGCCATCCGCGCCGCCCGCCCCGATGACGCCGCCGCCATCGCTGCCATCTATGCACCCCACGTCCTGGCGGGCGTCGTCTCCTTCGAAACCCAGGCCCCCGACGCCGACACGATGCGCGCGCGGATGGAGGGGGCGGACGGCCTCTATCCTTGGATCGTCGCGACGCTGGCCGACGAAGAGGGCCATGAGGAAGGCGTGATCGGCTATGCCTATGCCGCGCGCTTCCGCGAGCGCGAGGCCTATCGCTGGGTGGTGGAGACAACCATCTATGTCGCCGACGTGTCGCAGCGTTCGGGGATCGGGCGACTACTCTACGAGGCGTTGGTCGACACGCTGACCGCGCAAGGCTTCACCCAGGCGATGGGTGTCATCGCGCTGCCCAATGACGGCTCGATCAAGCTGCACGAAGCCGTCGGCTTCCGCCGCGCGGGCGTCTTCCGCGAGGTCGGGCACAAGCATGGCCGCTGGATCGATGTCGGCTACTGGCAGCGCGAACTCGCCGAACCCGCCCCCCACCCCGCTGAACCGAAGCGCTTCGCCGATGTCGGCGTTGTCCGCGATCCGGTGGCGGTGAAGCATCGGTGA
- the groES gene encoding co-chaperone GroES: MNFRPLHDRVLVRRVEAEEKTAGGIIIPDTAKEKPQEGEVVAAGTGAKAEDGKVTPLDVKAGDRILFGKWSGTEVKVNGEDLLIMKESDILGIIG, translated from the coding sequence ATGAACTTTCGTCCGTTGCACGACCGCGTTCTCGTCCGTCGCGTCGAGGCCGAAGAAAAGACGGCTGGCGGGATCATCATCCCGGATACCGCCAAGGAAAAGCCCCAGGAGGGCGAGGTCGTCGCTGCCGGCACCGGTGCCAAGGCCGAAGACGGCAAGGTCACGCCGCTGGACGTGAAGGCGGGCGACCGCATTCTGTTCGGCAAGTGGTCGGGCACCGAGGTCAAGGTGAACGGTGAAGACCTGCTCATCATGAAGGAATCGGACATCCTCGGCATCATCGGCTGA
- a CDS encoding DsbA family protein encodes MRLFLSLAALGLSLSAVPADAAQARAKVDWTTHITQTPAGAYVIGNPAARVKLVEYVSYTCPHCAAFINSATPVLKRQMVRSGSTSVEIRHYLLNRIDLAASLIARCGGAGKFVGLTETLFAQQKSWAARAMEFEQANGQRIGMYPPAAQMRAVADGAGLTAIGKSAGLTDAQIATCLADRAATDRIVAMTSSAPESFEGTPGFFINGKQAMGVFTWEKLQPLLRAAGAR; translated from the coding sequence ATGCGCCTTTTCCTGTCGCTGGCCGCGCTCGGCCTGTCGCTGTCCGCCGTTCCGGCCGATGCCGCCCAGGCGCGAGCCAAGGTCGACTGGACCACCCATATCACCCAGACCCCGGCCGGGGCCTATGTCATCGGCAATCCGGCCGCGCGGGTGAAGCTGGTCGAATATGTCAGCTATACCTGCCCGCACTGCGCAGCGTTCATCAACAGCGCGACGCCCGTGCTGAAGAGGCAGATGGTCCGGTCGGGGTCGACCAGCGTCGAAATCCGCCATTACCTGCTCAACCGGATCGACCTGGCCGCCTCGCTCATCGCGCGGTGCGGCGGCGCGGGCAAGTTCGTCGGGCTGACCGAGACGCTGTTCGCCCAGCAGAAGAGCTGGGCCGCGCGCGCCATGGAGTTCGAACAGGCCAATGGTCAGCGTATCGGCATGTACCCGCCCGCCGCGCAAATGCGCGCGGTCGCCGACGGGGCCGGGCTGACCGCGATCGGCAAGAGCGCCGGGCTGACCGATGCGCAGATCGCTACCTGTCTGGCGGACCGCGCCGCCACCGACCGTATCGTCGCGATGACGAGCTCGGCACCCGAATCGTTCGAGGGCACGCCCGGCTTCTTCATCAACGGCAAACAGGCCATGGGCGTCTTCACCTGGGAAAAGCTTCAGCCGCTGTTGCGCGCGGCGGGCGCCCGCTAA
- the pgi gene encoding glucose-6-phosphate isomerase, which translates to MAADWSTIESLPQTPLLDLFANDPNRLASLSLDVAGIHFDWSKTHLTREAVAAFADLAKAKGLAAKRDALFGGEVVNVTEGRAVEHTAERGEGNPESVATARQSHARMRALIDAIEAEALGPIRHVLHIGIGGSALGPDLLVDALGRDSDRYDVAIVSNVDGVALEEVFKRFDPAATLLVVASKTFTTTETMLNATSALQWMTESGVEDPYGKVIALTANPEKAVEWGVDETRILPFAESVGGRYSLWSTIGFPAALGLGWDAFEELLEGAAEMDRHFRLTDLAQNAPALAAFADLYYTQVRHAETRAPFAYDERLRLLPSYLQQLEMESNGKGVTVDGQPVGRPTAAITWGGVGTDAQHAVFQLLHQGTHLVPVEFIAVIEPGDVLSDDHHRQLLLNAFAQGAALMKGKKVDDPARSYSGDRPSSTILLDTLDPRTLGALIAFYEHRVFVNGVLLGINSFDQFGVELGKEMAKAADQGGQEFDPSTEDLIKRAFGA; encoded by the coding sequence ATGGCTGCCGACTGGTCGACGATCGAATCGCTCCCGCAGACCCCGCTTCTCGATCTTTTCGCGAATGATCCCAATCGGCTGGCGTCGCTCAGCCTGGACGTGGCGGGTATCCATTTCGACTGGTCCAAGACGCACCTGACGCGCGAAGCGGTTGCCGCCTTCGCCGACCTCGCCAAGGCCAAGGGGCTGGCCGCCAAGCGTGACGCATTGTTCGGCGGCGAGGTGGTCAACGTCACCGAGGGCCGCGCGGTCGAGCACACCGCCGAGCGTGGCGAGGGCAATCCCGAAAGCGTCGCCACCGCGCGCCAGTCCCACGCCCGGATGCGCGCGCTGATCGACGCGATCGAGGCCGAGGCGCTGGGGCCGATCCGCCATGTCCTGCACATCGGCATCGGCGGCTCGGCGCTCGGCCCCGACCTGCTGGTCGATGCGCTGGGCCGCGACAGCGACCGTTACGACGTGGCGATCGTGTCGAACGTCGACGGCGTTGCGCTGGAGGAGGTGTTCAAGCGCTTCGACCCCGCCGCCACGCTGCTGGTCGTTGCATCGAAGACCTTCACCACCACCGAGACGATGCTGAACGCCACCTCGGCGCTGCAGTGGATGACCGAGAGCGGCGTCGAGGACCCCTATGGCAAGGTCATCGCACTGACCGCCAATCCCGAAAAGGCCGTGGAATGGGGCGTGGACGAGACGCGCATCCTGCCGTTCGCCGAATCGGTCGGCGGCCGTTATTCGCTCTGGTCGACGATCGGCTTCCCGGCGGCGCTCGGCCTGGGCTGGGACGCGTTCGAGGAACTGCTGGAAGGCGCGGCCGAGATGGACCGCCATTTCCGCCTGACTGATCTGGCACAGAACGCCCCCGCGCTCGCCGCCTTTGCCGACCTCTATTACACCCAGGTCCGCCATGCCGAGACGCGCGCACCCTTCGCCTATGACGAGCGCCTGCGCCTGCTCCCCTCCTATCTCCAGCAGTTGGAGATGGAGTCGAACGGCAAGGGCGTGACCGTCGACGGCCAGCCGGTCGGACGGCCGACCGCCGCGATCACCTGGGGCGGGGTCGGCACCGACGCGCAGCATGCCGTGTTCCAGCTGCTCCACCAGGGCACGCATCTGGTGCCGGTCGAGTTCATCGCGGTCATCGAGCCGGGCGATGTGCTGAGCGACGATCATCACCGCCAGCTGCTGCTCAACGCCTTTGCGCAGGGTGCCGCGCTGATGAAGGGCAAGAAGGTCGATGACCCCGCGCGCAGCTATTCGGGCGATCGTCCGTCCTCGACCATCCTGCTCGACACGCTCGACCCGCGCACGCTGGGCGCGCTGATCGCCTTTTACGAGCATCGCGTGTTCGTGAACGGCGTGCTGCTGGGCATCAACAGCTTCGACCAGTTCGGCGTCGAGCTGGGCAAGGAAATGGCCAAGGCGGCCGATCAGGGCGGGCAGGAGTTCGATCCGTCGACCGAGGACCTGATCAAGCGGGCCTTTGGCGCGTAA